In a genomic window of Anoxybacter fermentans:
- the lptB gene encoding LPS export ABC transporter ATP-binding protein, translated as MTILATNLVKKYGKRKVVDGVNFKVARGEIVGLLGPNGAGKTTTFYMIVGLVKANDGKIFLDGKDITRLPMHRRARLGIGYLAQEPSIFRKMTVEENILSILEVVNCPKEEQRERLETLLKEFHIEHVRKQKGASLSGGERRRVEIARALATNPSFILLDEPFAGVDPIAVSDIQDIIAHLKEKGLGVLITDHSVRETLSITDRAYIMHEGKILISGSSEEIAKSEIARKFYLGERFTL; from the coding sequence ATGACTATTTTGGCAACCAATCTGGTAAAAAAATATGGTAAAAGAAAGGTTGTGGATGGTGTCAACTTTAAAGTAGCCCGTGGTGAGATTGTTGGACTATTGGGGCCCAATGGGGCCGGAAAAACGACGACCTTTTATATGATTGTGGGATTGGTTAAAGCAAATGACGGAAAAATTTTTCTTGATGGTAAAGATATTACCCGTCTGCCGATGCATCGTCGTGCCAGGTTGGGGATCGGTTATCTGGCCCAGGAACCGTCTATCTTTCGGAAGATGACAGTAGAGGAAAATATTCTTTCCATTTTGGAAGTGGTCAATTGCCCTAAAGAAGAACAGAGAGAACGGTTGGAAACCCTTCTTAAAGAATTTCACATAGAACATGTTCGTAAGCAAAAAGGAGCAAGCCTTTCTGGAGGAGAGAGAAGGAGAGTGGAGATTGCCAGAGCTTTGGCCACAAATCCTTCATTTATTCTTTTAGATGAACCTTTTGCCGGTGTTGACCCCATTGCTGTAAGTGATATTCAGGATATTATTGCCCATCTTAAAGAGAAGGGGTTAGGGGTATTGATTACCGACCATAGTGTACGGGAAACTCTATCTATTACTGATCGGGCTTATATTATGCATGAAGGAAAAATTTTGATCTCCGGTTCTTCTGAAGAGATTGCCAAAAGCGAGATTGCCCGGAAATTTTATCTAGGTGAAAGGTTTACTCTGTGA
- the galU gene encoding UTP--glucose-1-phosphate uridylyltransferase GalU, protein MKIKTAVIPAAGLGTRFLPATKAQPKEMLPLVDKPTIQYIIEEAVEAGIEDIIIITGRGKRAIEDHFDKSFELEYTLEKRGKFDLLKEVQQISEMVRIHYVRQKEPLGLGHAIYCARLHVGNSPFAVLLGDDVIVGKTPAIGQMMKMYDQYKGAILAVSRVPKEDVSSYGILDAEQVNENLYRVKDMVEKPSPEEAPSNLAVIGRYILPPEIFDILESLPPGKDNEIQLTDAIKILNQTQQVYGFVCEGKRYDVGNIQGFLEATVELALMRPELKDSFASYLKEIVKTL, encoded by the coding sequence TTGAAAATTAAGACTGCTGTAATCCCGGCAGCCGGGCTTGGGACACGATTTCTACCTGCTACCAAAGCGCAACCAAAGGAGATGCTTCCTTTAGTAGATAAACCCACCATTCAATACATAATTGAAGAAGCTGTAGAAGCGGGAATTGAGGATATAATTATTATTACTGGGCGTGGCAAGCGTGCCATTGAAGATCATTTTGATAAATCCTTTGAGTTAGAATATACTCTGGAAAAAAGGGGTAAGTTTGATTTATTAAAAGAGGTTCAGCAGATTTCTGAGATGGTTCGCATACATTATGTTCGTCAGAAAGAGCCGTTGGGGTTGGGACATGCTATTTATTGTGCCAGACTCCATGTAGGAAATTCCCCTTTTGCAGTTTTACTGGGTGATGATGTAATAGTGGGTAAAACTCCTGCTATAGGACAGATGATGAAGATGTATGATCAATATAAAGGAGCAATTCTTGCTGTAAGTCGAGTTCCGAAAGAAGATGTTTCCAGTTATGGTATTTTGGATGCAGAACAGGTGAATGAAAACCTATATAGGGTCAAAGATATGGTTGAAAAACCGTCTCCAGAAGAAGCACCATCAAATCTGGCCGTAATAGGACGTTATATTTTACCTCCTGAAATTTTTGACATTCTTGAGAGCTTGCCTCCCGGTAAGGATAATGAGATTCAATTGACAGATGCTATAAAAATTTTAAATCAAACCCAACAGGTTTATGGTTTTGTCTGTGAAGGCAAACGTTATGATGTTGGGAATATACAGGGTTTTTTGGAAGCTACGGTAGAGCTTGCATTGATGCGGCCTGAATTGAAAGATTCGTTTGCATCTTATTTAAAAGAGATAGTTAAGACATTATAA
- a CDS encoding Holliday junction resolvase RuvX, whose product MILSIDPGREKTGVAIYDPLTRAVIYHDIVPTRNFAKRFIEWEEKYSLKTLLLGDGTFSKSFQAELKKMGFDYKIVLVDEAYSTLEARKIYFDLNPPRGWRKLIPLSLQTPSKPIDDLVAIVLLKRYLGEMPQIGK is encoded by the coding sequence ATGATTTTGTCGATTGATCCTGGTAGAGAGAAAACCGGTGTAGCTATTTATGATCCGCTGACCCGGGCTGTTATTTATCATGATATTGTACCTACTCGGAATTTTGCTAAAAGATTTATTGAGTGGGAGGAGAAGTATTCTTTAAAAACCCTGCTTTTGGGAGATGGAACCTTTTCAAAAAGTTTTCAGGCAGAGCTTAAAAAAATGGGGTTTGATTATAAAATAGTGTTGGTTGATGAGGCATATTCTACTCTGGAAGCAAGAAAAATCTATTTTGATCTAAATCCTCCCAGGGGATGGAGAAAGTTGATACCTCTTTCACTTCAAACTCCTTCTAAACCTATCGATGATCTAGTAGCTATTGTTCTTTTAAAACGTTATCTAGGAGAAATGCCACAAATAGGTAAATAA
- the lptC gene encoding LPS export ABC transporter periplasmic protein LptC — MDKKYLLILLVVCIFGGAFFLERIIQTKMDKLEDPINDSPVEEIPEKGFKDLKLTYFGRENRYQMDATLKRIVQKTNDNLNFEGLEAVLIDRGQVLQHFFTEEGWMTTKDGVVYLNGPITFQAGEYQLMMNKANIDLNQGYFQGRGSIFFESQDFQIEAEELSSDFQLKKIHFSGRPRLIIKKGG; from the coding sequence TTGGATAAGAAATATTTGTTAATCCTGCTTGTAGTTTGTATTTTCGGCGGGGCTTTTTTTCTTGAAAGGATAATTCAGACTAAAATGGATAAACTTGAAGATCCGATAAATGATTCACCGGTTGAAGAGATCCCTGAAAAAGGATTTAAAGACTTAAAACTAACTTATTTTGGCCGGGAAAATAGATATCAGATGGATGCCACTTTAAAGAGGATTGTACAAAAAACAAATGATAATCTGAATTTTGAAGGACTTGAAGCGGTTCTTATAGATCGTGGTCAGGTTTTACAGCATTTTTTTACTGAAGAAGGTTGGATGACAACTAAGGATGGAGTGGTTTATTTAAATGGACCTATTACTTTTCAGGCAGGAGAATATCAACTTATGATGAATAAAGCAAATATTGATCTAAATCAGGGCTATTTTCAAGGCCGGGGTTCTATCTTTTTTGAGAGCCAGGATTTTCAGATTGAGGCTGAAGAGTTGAGTTCTGATTTTCAATTAAAAAAAATACATTTTTCAGGTCGACCAAGATTGATTATAAAAAAGGGTGGTTAA
- a CDS encoding S-layer homology domain-containing protein, translated as MKRIALLVTLAVVFALAAPVMAGPFSDVPASHWAYDALNKVVSSGIITGYPDGTFKGKKTLTRYEIAVIVARILDAVAQERALLAEQVEALENGLTAGQAEDVIAIFKSLMAKNKPEVVVKQPDSLTEAQAEEVAGIVEALVMEFRFELESIGARLDVMEDRIAKLEGRVEDLETVKFNGSYGVNFTKTNLEGATPYTNPFDTGSDVFVTDNDTFEQTLDLGIAINKGPVSVDVALTGTADVFGTWSISADDGYDPAVEAKTGYDDTLDLNIDSFSATVTTDELTAEIANDQEVTLVDFLLGDADKTYDGVVVTAGDNIYVLARNKQGVPDLNVKRTIVAPSDPGVPATYDVNGDGVAEDIIVNTDDKEGLPIVDYTVSDILAVKQGLGVLDATAFVGFAANSEGQFVKDGKFVAGIESGYDVAGIDLTTTFAVSDREFKNKLFRVTGTTTLGNLELAAGYRLIDKDFSGILADIEDKAGYDVSAKLPVGPVTLSGSYENIKYYNGIKVEENLVKENIMSFGVEVGNYDLFGFDVTASFSQELRNRDDGSEASRQKRNVEVVKNILGIDVTAGYVYDQYEDYAADKVYGNEETDYDIAEVGGVKYYQYDKYGNKLEKTVWKADDEANNVYANLVWNSFVPGVTVKADYTYELGGNNQLSTHKYAVEYAGDILTAGLTHDVIKDVTVLTAGAEYSIFKADVEKVLDGDLTVTASIDPEAYTVAGVDIDTVANFKLLNNTDNFNYDLGVDVTKTINALTLNAGYEYANHGIDVQSTGELVGVKKEFNAGLTYAITDSVKATLNYTNINFEGYGYKDHPILVDVVEKIENANYTAEQITAGLSIDF; from the coding sequence ATGAAGAGAATAGCTTTATTAGTTACTCTGGCTGTTGTTTTTGCATTAGCTGCTCCAGTAATGGCTGGCCCATTTAGCGATGTTCCTGCAAGCCACTGGGCATATGATGCATTGAATAAAGTAGTTTCTAGCGGTATCATTACTGGTTACCCAGATGGTACTTTTAAGGGTAAGAAGACTTTAACCCGTTATGAGATTGCTGTTATAGTAGCTCGTATTCTTGACGCTGTAGCTCAAGAAAGAGCACTTCTGGCTGAGCAAGTTGAAGCTTTGGAAAATGGTCTGACTGCTGGGCAAGCAGAAGACGTAATCGCTATCTTTAAGAGCCTGATGGCTAAGAACAAGCCAGAAGTTGTTGTTAAGCAACCAGATAGCTTAACTGAAGCTCAAGCTGAAGAAGTAGCTGGTATCGTTGAAGCTCTGGTTATGGAGTTTAGGTTTGAGCTGGAGTCTATCGGTGCTAGGCTGGATGTTATGGAAGACCGTATTGCAAAACTGGAAGGCCGTGTTGAAGATCTGGAAACCGTTAAGTTCAATGGTAGCTATGGTGTAAACTTTACCAAAACTAACTTAGAAGGTGCTACTCCTTACACCAATCCATTTGATACTGGATCTGATGTATTTGTTACTGATAATGATACTTTCGAGCAAACTCTGGATCTGGGTATCGCTATTAACAAAGGTCCTGTAAGTGTTGATGTTGCTCTTACTGGTACTGCTGATGTATTTGGTACCTGGAGTATTAGTGCAGACGATGGTTATGATCCAGCAGTTGAAGCGAAAACCGGTTATGATGATACTTTAGATCTGAATATTGACAGTTTCTCCGCTACTGTTACAACTGATGAACTGACTGCTGAAATTGCTAACGATCAGGAAGTTACCCTGGTAGACTTCTTGCTGGGTGATGCTGATAAGACTTATGATGGTGTAGTTGTAACAGCTGGTGACAACATTTATGTATTAGCTCGTAATAAGCAAGGTGTACCAGATTTAAATGTAAAAAGAACAATTGTTGCTCCTAGTGATCCTGGTGTACCTGCTACCTACGATGTTAATGGAGACGGTGTAGCTGAAGATATTATAGTTAACACTGATGATAAAGAAGGATTGCCTATAGTTGATTATACTGTATCTGATATTTTGGCTGTTAAGCAAGGTTTAGGTGTACTGGATGCAACTGCATTCGTAGGTTTTGCTGCGAACTCTGAAGGTCAATTTGTAAAAGATGGTAAGTTCGTTGCAGGTATCGAGTCCGGTTATGATGTAGCTGGTATCGATCTGACTACTACTTTCGCAGTTAGCGATAGAGAGTTCAAGAACAAATTATTCCGTGTAACTGGTACTACTACTCTGGGTAATCTGGAGTTGGCTGCTGGTTACAGACTGATTGATAAAGATTTCTCAGGTATCTTAGCAGATATCGAAGATAAAGCTGGTTATGATGTAAGTGCTAAACTGCCAGTTGGTCCTGTTACTCTGAGCGGTAGCTACGAGAATATTAAATATTACAATGGCATTAAAGTGGAGGAAAATCTTGTAAAGGAAAATATTATGAGTTTTGGTGTTGAAGTAGGTAATTACGACCTGTTTGGTTTTGATGTCACTGCAAGCTTCAGTCAAGAACTGCGGAATCGTGATGATGGTAGTGAAGCTTCCCGTCAGAAGCGTAATGTTGAGGTTGTTAAAAACATTCTGGGCATTGATGTAACCGCTGGTTATGTTTACGATCAATATGAAGATTATGCTGCTGACAAAGTATACGGTAATGAGGAAACCGACTATGATATTGCAGAAGTTGGTGGCGTAAAATACTATCAATATGATAAGTATGGCAATAAGCTAGAAAAGACCGTTTGGAAAGCTGATGACGAAGCTAATAACGTTTATGCAAATCTGGTTTGGAACAGCTTCGTACCTGGTGTAACTGTAAAAGCTGACTACACCTATGAATTAGGTGGAAATAACCAATTAAGTACTCACAAGTATGCTGTTGAGTATGCTGGCGATATTCTGACTGCTGGTCTCACTCATGATGTAATTAAAGATGTGACTGTTCTGACCGCTGGTGCAGAATATAGCATCTTCAAAGCTGATGTTGAAAAAGTACTTGATGGTGATCTGACCGTAACTGCTTCTATTGATCCAGAAGCTTATACTGTTGCTGGTGTAGATATTGATACTGTTGCTAACTTCAAGCTGCTGAACAACACTGATAACTTCAACTATGATCTGGGTGTAGATGTAACCAAGACTATCAATGCTCTGACTCTGAACGCTGGTTATGAATATGCTAACCACGGTATCGATGTACAATCCACTGGGGAACTTGTTGGTGTGAAGAAAGAGTTCAACGCTGGTCTGACCTACGCTATTACTGATAGTGTTAAGGCTACTCTGAACTACACCAACATTAACTTCGAGGGTTATGGTTACAAAGATCACCCAATCTTAGTTGATGTAGTTGAAAAGATTGAAAATGCTAACTACACTGCAGAACAAATTACTGCTGGTCTCAGCATCGACTTCTAA
- a CDS encoding DUF3084 domain-containing protein — MLRFLIFALIVVSGLIAYLGDQIGMKVGKKRLSIFGIRPKYTSMIITILTGILIAIISITLLMLASSGVRMAVFNMQELVEELNYLNRQVFEKDQRLKEMENEINYTQNLLDNIRKQKDQFQTELEQKQLEYEQLESRLKKAQEDYDTLSKTTMELRKSKVSLEQKLKNLEHQKNELEKQKMSLEAEVDSLQDYVKVLNERVNELTERTEELTREVVHYQLKSLHYQKQSLGYETKDIVYRKGELIYLDSLDTIPGATPAEIEKVINDYLDRANKLAQMRKVKIDEETGKSILLPGAELFEVAKALVDTSSEKILVGIYADKNILINDIIDAHIFWEENYRVYKKDEVIAQKVIDSKQDPSAIEREIVDLLNEVNKRSQERGLLPNPEGEVGKIGFVDFYTIVETIKQMHGKVKITIKATKDIWRDERLLSTDNLKFDVSPVGVEP, encoded by the coding sequence ATGCTCCGCTTTCTAATTTTTGCGTTAATCGTTGTCAGTGGACTTATTGCATATCTGGGTGACCAGATTGGTATGAAGGTGGGTAAAAAGCGGTTGTCCATCTTTGGTATTCGCCCGAAATATACTTCAATGATTATTACTATTTTGACTGGAATCCTTATTGCCATCATTTCCATCACTCTTTTGATGCTTGCTTCTAGCGGTGTACGTATGGCTGTTTTTAATATGCAGGAGTTAGTTGAAGAATTAAATTATTTGAACCGACAGGTTTTTGAAAAAGACCAGCGCTTAAAAGAAATGGAAAATGAGATTAATTATACTCAGAACTTATTGGATAATATTCGCAAACAGAAAGACCAATTTCAGACTGAGTTGGAACAAAAACAGTTAGAATATGAACAATTGGAGAGTCGTTTAAAGAAGGCGCAAGAAGATTATGATACCCTTTCTAAAACCACGATGGAATTAAGAAAGAGTAAAGTTTCATTGGAGCAGAAGCTAAAAAACTTAGAACATCAGAAAAATGAGTTAGAAAAACAAAAGATGAGTTTGGAAGCAGAAGTAGATTCTTTACAGGATTATGTTAAGGTATTAAATGAACGGGTTAATGAGTTAACTGAGAGAACAGAAGAATTAACCAGAGAGGTTGTACATTACCAGTTAAAGTCCTTACATTACCAGAAACAATCTTTAGGTTATGAAACTAAAGATATTGTTTACCGTAAAGGTGAACTAATCTATCTGGATTCTTTAGATACAATTCCAGGTGCCACGCCTGCAGAGATTGAAAAGGTCATAAATGATTATTTGGACCGTGCCAATAAACTGGCCCAGATGCGGAAAGTAAAGATTGATGAGGAAACTGGTAAAAGCATTCTTTTACCTGGTGCAGAACTTTTTGAAGTTGCAAAGGCTTTAGTAGATACTTCCTCTGAAAAGATTCTGGTTGGGATTTATGCAGATAAAAATATTTTAATCAACGATATTATTGATGCGCATATATTTTGGGAGGAAAACTATAGGGTTTATAAGAAAGATGAGGTTATTGCTCAAAAGGTGATTGATTCTAAGCAGGATCCGTCTGCTATTGAGCGGGAAATTGTTGATCTTTTAAATGAAGTAAACAAACGGTCACAAGAAAGAGGACTTTTGCCCAATCCAGAAGGTGAGGTAGGGAAAATAGGTTTTGTGGATTTTTATACAATTGTGGAGACCATTAAACAAATGCACGGAAAGGTAAAAATTACCATTAAAGCTACAAAAGATATCTGGCGAGATGAAAGATTACTTTCTACTGATAATTTAAAATTTGACGTATCACCGGTGGGGGTTGAACCATGA
- a CDS encoding LptA/OstA family protein, whose translation MKKNAILLIISIIFLVVWQVNADQIQESQAIIEGDELNIDTQSGDVEVIGNVLALYRDVKIEGHKLTYNEKVGIIRVEGQVKLSAQNLKGTAQKLEFDLENELLTMTGDVEILRDDQIIRGAIVTYDLKTEVLRVKKAKLKINLTGK comes from the coding sequence ATGAAAAAAAATGCAATTTTACTGATTATAAGTATCATATTTTTAGTAGTCTGGCAGGTAAATGCTGATCAAATCCAGGAGTCTCAGGCCATTATTGAAGGTGATGAACTTAATATTGATACCCAAAGTGGAGATGTTGAAGTTATTGGGAATGTGTTGGCTCTTTATAGGGATGTTAAAATTGAAGGACATAAATTGACCTATAATGAGAAGGTAGGTATAATCAGAGTTGAAGGTCAGGTTAAACTGTCTGCTCAAAATTTGAAAGGTACTGCTCAAAAACTGGAATTTGATTTAGAAAATGAATTACTCACTATGACAGGTGATGTGGAGATTCTTCGGGATGATCAGATTATTAGAGGTGCTATTGTTACTTATGATCTAAAGACAGAAGTATTAAGAGTAAAGAAAGCAAAGTTAAAAATAAATTTGACAGGTAAATAA
- a CDS encoding polysaccharide biosynthesis/export family protein: MSKKLRRAIFLAVICVLVIQFGSIADEPGYLLSAEDVIEFSVWNHPDLNRKLVIRPDGYISVPLVGEVKAEDLTPGELQSKIESLLKKYINSPQVTISVVEFRPTEVSVLGAVMRPGVFKVRRNSRLLEVLAMAGIDEKQALLEEVSLTRKETVIKIDVDRLLREGGYQNYVLKSGDVIYVPYGIREVYIFGEVKKPGSYVIGKKTTPADVLAMAGGPTERADLKGVKIIHRQGSVDVEVINLEDYLEHKAEDAIIYLQDGDIIQVEETRSIDWEKVFTYAAGIKIIHDLIVNW; encoded by the coding sequence ATGTCAAAAAAATTGAGGCGAGCTATATTTTTGGCAGTTATATGTGTTTTAGTTATTCAGTTCGGTTCAATTGCAGATGAACCTGGGTATCTTCTCAGTGCTGAAGATGTTATTGAATTTTCAGTATGGAATCATCCAGATTTAAATAGAAAACTTGTCATTCGACCTGATGGATATATATCCGTTCCTCTGGTTGGTGAAGTGAAAGCTGAGGATCTGACTCCTGGAGAATTGCAGAGTAAAATAGAGTCTCTATTAAAAAAATATATTAACTCACCTCAAGTTACTATTTCTGTTGTAGAATTTAGACCAACTGAAGTAAGTGTGTTGGGAGCAGTGATGAGGCCTGGAGTATTTAAAGTCAGGCGAAATAGTAGACTTTTGGAAGTGTTGGCTATGGCAGGGATTGATGAGAAACAGGCTCTTTTAGAAGAGGTGAGTCTTACAAGAAAAGAAACGGTAATTAAAATAGATGTAGACAGGCTATTACGCGAAGGTGGCTATCAAAACTATGTTTTAAAATCCGGTGATGTAATTTATGTTCCCTATGGTATCAGAGAAGTATATATTTTTGGGGAGGTTAAGAAACCAGGGAGTTATGTAATTGGTAAAAAGACTACTCCAGCAGATGTTTTAGCTATGGCTGGAGGTCCAACAGAACGGGCTGACTTAAAGGGGGTAAAGATTATCCATCGGCAAGGTTCAGTTGATGTGGAAGTTATAAATCTGGAAGATTACCTTGAACATAAAGCTGAAGATGCTATAATTTACTTGCAGGATGGCGATATTATTCAGGTTGAGGAGACCAGGTCTATAGATTGGGAAAAGGTTTTCACATATGCAGCAGGTATAAAGATAATTCATGATCTGATTGTTAATTGGTAA
- a CDS encoding LptF/LptG family permease — MKRIDWYVLTELAGPFFFGVAAFGSIMIGTNLLFKIARYIVDWNMPVNLAGKILLLQLPGIIVLTFPMSTLLATLLAFGRMSSSSEIIAFKAGGVSFIRLVIPVLIVGILVSFLTIYINEKIVPFTNFETRRLEWEFRYKTRLPSVQRYLSFTPIDYKTGMPDYILYAKSFDGDTGTLSDVYFQDFENKRIVSIIEARKARWLERQWVFFDGKTYYFPNDDQPVIKAEFKELEMKKIDRSPKKIALSSKKSEEMTAAELKELINIYQKDGRNVNKLLVEYYQRFAIPFSCFIFALIGAPLGLQPNRSGSSIGLGLSIIVIFIYYVVLTMGGALGQAGTISPILGAWLPNVIFALVGICLIYKASR; from the coding sequence ATGAAGCGTATAGATTGGTATGTCCTTACAGAACTTGCCGGGCCATTCTTTTTTGGTGTTGCAGCTTTTGGCAGTATTATGATCGGTACCAATTTATTATTTAAGATTGCCAGGTATATTGTTGATTGGAATATGCCTGTAAATCTGGCAGGGAAAATTTTATTACTGCAATTACCCGGAATTATTGTCCTTACATTTCCCATGTCAACTCTCCTGGCTACATTGCTGGCTTTTGGTCGGATGTCAAGTAGCAGTGAGATTATTGCCTTCAAAGCAGGAGGGGTTAGTTTTATACGGCTGGTTATTCCTGTTTTGATTGTTGGGATTTTGGTCAGTTTTTTGACTATATATATAAATGAAAAGATTGTTCCTTTTACAAATTTTGAAACCAGACGGTTGGAATGGGAATTTAGGTATAAAACCAGGCTTCCTTCTGTTCAACGCTATCTGTCATTTACCCCAATTGATTATAAAACGGGAATGCCGGATTATATACTTTATGCTAAAAGTTTTGATGGCGATACCGGGACTTTATCTGATGTCTATTTTCAGGATTTTGAGAATAAAAGAATTGTCTCCATTATCGAAGCCCGAAAAGCCAGGTGGTTGGAGAGACAATGGGTCTTTTTTGATGGGAAAACTTATTATTTTCCCAACGATGATCAACCTGTTATAAAGGCAGAGTTTAAAGAACTGGAAATGAAAAAGATTGATCGTTCTCCTAAGAAAATTGCTCTATCCAGCAAAAAATCTGAGGAAATGACAGCAGCCGAGTTAAAGGAATTGATTAATATTTATCAAAAGGATGGACGGAATGTAAATAAACTTTTGGTTGAGTACTATCAAAGATTTGCTATTCCTTTTTCGTGTTTTATTTTTGCCCTTATAGGAGCACCTTTAGGCTTGCAACCTAACCGTTCCGGTTCATCTATAGGACTGGGTTTAAGTATTATTGTGATATTTATTTATTATGTAGTTTTAACTATGGGAGGCGCATTGGGGCAGGCCGGTACCATCTCTCCTATTTTAGGGGCCTGGTTGCCTAATGTTATTTTTGCTCTGGTGGGAATCTGTTTGATTTATAAAGCATCCCGTTAA